One window from the genome of Pyrus communis chromosome 16, drPyrComm1.1, whole genome shotgun sequence encodes:
- the LOC137720504 gene encoding E3 ubiquitin-protein ligase XBAT33-like isoform X2: MQACRYGHWEVVQTLMLFRCNVARADYLTGRTALHFAAVNGHVRCIRLVVADFVPSAPYESLTTQTDSDRGDSANAVNKNEQSALSKLVNKVADCGITALHMAALNGYFDCVQLLLDLQANVSAVTFHYGTSMDLIGAGSSPLHYAACGGNLKCCQILLARGASKTTLNCTGWLPVDVARMWGRHWLEPLLAPNSDSTIPAFPLSNYLSLPLMSILNIARECGFKSVTTSTDDTDTCAVCLERPCSVAAEGCKHELCVRCALYLCSTSNIPSETVGPPGSIPCPLCRHGIISFVKLPGSPAKENRLQMSLGLCTPCILHPRDPERLSPACAPEIRKNRVASVSSDMLCPVTCSPFPSVTIPLCTCNDGPCPSFETREAETQDELPRRPQATSADQEKMEGPRLGKTTCSNMFWSRRSCSREHQCNAEINA; encoded by the exons ATGCAAGCGTGCCGATATGGACACTGGGAAGTTGTACAGACCCTCATGCTCTTCAGATGCAAT GTTGCAAGAGCAGACTATCTTACGGGCAGGACTGCTCTTCATTTTGCTGCTGTAAATGGGCATGTAAGATGTATAAGACTAGTCGTGGCTGACTTTGTTCCAAGTGCTCCTTATGAATCTCTGACCACTCAGACAGATAGCGACAGAGGTGATAGTGCAAATGCCGTGAACAAAAATGAGCAAAG TGCTCTAtccaaacttgtaaataaggtAGCGGATTGTGGTATCACTGCTCTCCATATGGCTGCATTGAATGGATATTTTGATTGCGTACAGCTCCTACTTGATCTTCAAGCAAATGTGTCTGCTGTGACGTTTCATTACGGGACTTCTATGGATTTGATAG GAGCTGGAAGTTCTCCACTGCATTATGCTGCTTGTGGGGGTAACTTAAAGTGCTGTCAG ATCCTCCTTGCAAGAGGTGCCAGCAAGACGACTTTAAACTGCACTGG GTGGCTTCCAGTTGATGTTGCCCGAATGTGGGGGCGCCACTGGCTTGAACCACTTCTAGCACCCAATTCTGACTCGACAATACCCGCGTTCCCCCTATCTAATTACCTATCCTTGCCTCTCATGAGCATACTGAATATAGCGAG GGAATGTGGATTTAAGTCCGTTACAACATCAACCGACGACACAGATACTTGTGCTGTCTGTCTGGAAAGACCATGTTCGGTAGCTGCAGAAG GCTGTAAGCATGAGCTTTGTGTAAGATGCGCACTCTATCTTTGCTCAACGAGCAACATACCTTCGGAAACGGTGGGCCCACCTGGGTCCATTCCATGCCCGCTTTGTAGGCACGGAATCATCTCCTTTGTCAAATTGCCTGGCTCCCCAGCAAAGGAAAATAGATTACAGATGTCACTTGGCCTTTGTACCCCTTGTATACTTCACCCTCGTGACCCAGAGCGTCTTTCTCCAGCTTGTGCACCAGAGATCCGAAAGAACCGTGTGGCTTCAGTTTCTTCGGATATGCTCTGTCCAGTCACATGCAGTCCATTTCCTTCTGTCACCATTCCTTTGTGCACGTGCAATGATGGACCATGCCCCTCATTTGAAACCCGGGAGGCAGAAACCCAAGATGAATTGCCCAGGCGGCCCCAAGCAACATCAGCAGACCAGGAAAAGATGGAAGGGCCGAGACTTGGAAAAACAACATGTTCAAACATGTTTTGGAGCAGAAGGAGCTGCAGCAGGGAGCATCAGTGCAATGCTGAAATAAATGCTTAA
- the LOC137720504 gene encoding E3 ubiquitin-protein ligase XBAT33-like isoform X1, which produces MGNSFGCSASGERLVSAARDGDVVEAKMLLDCNPCLAKYSTFGGLNSPLHFAAAKGHNEIVSLLLENGADANSRNYCGQTALMQACRYGHWEVVQTLMLFRCNVARADYLTGRTALHFAAVNGHVRCIRLVVADFVPSAPYESLTTQTDSDRGDSANAVNKNEQSALSKLVNKVADCGITALHMAALNGYFDCVQLLLDLQANVSAVTFHYGTSMDLIGAGSSPLHYAACGGNLKCCQILLARGASKTTLNCTGWLPVDVARMWGRHWLEPLLAPNSDSTIPAFPLSNYLSLPLMSILNIARECGFKSVTTSTDDTDTCAVCLERPCSVAAEGCKHELCVRCALYLCSTSNIPSETVGPPGSIPCPLCRHGIISFVKLPGSPAKENRLQMSLGLCTPCILHPRDPERLSPACAPEIRKNRVASVSSDMLCPVTCSPFPSVTIPLCTCNDGPCPSFETREAETQDELPRRPQATSADQEKMEGPRLGKTTCSNMFWSRRSCSREHQCNAEINA; this is translated from the exons ATGGGCAATTCATTCGGGTGCTCTGCCTCCGGCGAACGGCTGGTTTCGGCGGCGAGAGACGGCGATGTAGTCGAGGCCAAGATGCTCTTGGATTGCAATCCTTGCCTTGCCAAATACTCCACCTTCGGCGGCCTCAACTCCCCTCTCCATTTCGCCGCCGCTAAAGGCCACAACGAG ATTGTTTCTTTGCTGCTGGAGAATGGAGCTGATGCCAATTCCAGGAATTACTGCGGGCAG ACAGCATTGATGCAAGCGTGCCGATATGGACACTGGGAAGTTGTACAGACCCTCATGCTCTTCAGATGCAAT GTTGCAAGAGCAGACTATCTTACGGGCAGGACTGCTCTTCATTTTGCTGCTGTAAATGGGCATGTAAGATGTATAAGACTAGTCGTGGCTGACTTTGTTCCAAGTGCTCCTTATGAATCTCTGACCACTCAGACAGATAGCGACAGAGGTGATAGTGCAAATGCCGTGAACAAAAATGAGCAAAG TGCTCTAtccaaacttgtaaataaggtAGCGGATTGTGGTATCACTGCTCTCCATATGGCTGCATTGAATGGATATTTTGATTGCGTACAGCTCCTACTTGATCTTCAAGCAAATGTGTCTGCTGTGACGTTTCATTACGGGACTTCTATGGATTTGATAG GAGCTGGAAGTTCTCCACTGCATTATGCTGCTTGTGGGGGTAACTTAAAGTGCTGTCAG ATCCTCCTTGCAAGAGGTGCCAGCAAGACGACTTTAAACTGCACTGG GTGGCTTCCAGTTGATGTTGCCCGAATGTGGGGGCGCCACTGGCTTGAACCACTTCTAGCACCCAATTCTGACTCGACAATACCCGCGTTCCCCCTATCTAATTACCTATCCTTGCCTCTCATGAGCATACTGAATATAGCGAG GGAATGTGGATTTAAGTCCGTTACAACATCAACCGACGACACAGATACTTGTGCTGTCTGTCTGGAAAGACCATGTTCGGTAGCTGCAGAAG GCTGTAAGCATGAGCTTTGTGTAAGATGCGCACTCTATCTTTGCTCAACGAGCAACATACCTTCGGAAACGGTGGGCCCACCTGGGTCCATTCCATGCCCGCTTTGTAGGCACGGAATCATCTCCTTTGTCAAATTGCCTGGCTCCCCAGCAAAGGAAAATAGATTACAGATGTCACTTGGCCTTTGTACCCCTTGTATACTTCACCCTCGTGACCCAGAGCGTCTTTCTCCAGCTTGTGCACCAGAGATCCGAAAGAACCGTGTGGCTTCAGTTTCTTCGGATATGCTCTGTCCAGTCACATGCAGTCCATTTCCTTCTGTCACCATTCCTTTGTGCACGTGCAATGATGGACCATGCCCCTCATTTGAAACCCGGGAGGCAGAAACCCAAGATGAATTGCCCAGGCGGCCCCAAGCAACATCAGCAGACCAGGAAAAGATGGAAGGGCCGAGACTTGGAAAAACAACATGTTCAAACATGTTTTGGAGCAGAAGGAGCTGCAGCAGGGAGCATCAGTGCAATGCTGAAATAAATGCTTAA
- the LOC137721434 gene encoding protein ROOT PRIMORDIUM DEFECTIVE 1-like, whose product MRIFLTYSSNFLNPKSKTLNPITFLLCNLTPTRPKSQSTSIPRKQARIRDHGYDNYMEIEKKTRKVLKFQDLILSQPNQIIQVSRLDLLARRFGFKQHEAGVFVLKFPHVFEIYEHPVQRILYCRLTRKAHLQIEQEKQALVAQTPDAVTRLRKLLMMSNTGRLRLEHVRIARAEFGLPDDFEYSVILKHPEYFRLFDAEETRNKYIEVVEKDCSLSVCAIEKLREIEYRGRGIDAEDIRFSFIVNFPPGFKIGKYYRIAVWKWQRLPYWSPYEDISGYDLRSIEAQKRMEKRAVAVIHELLSLTVEKKITLERIAHFRMAMNLPNKLKEFLLQHQGIFYISTRGNHGKLHTVFLREAYKKGELIEPNDLYLARRKLAELVLISPRKARMDSELVSYRRDWEDDEMGHIGRERIVNAFEDLGGGDDVRRERDVVGGTKSDNGSDYDSD is encoded by the coding sequence ATGCGCATTTTCTTAACCTACTCATCCAATTTCTTGAACCCAAAgtcaaaaaccctaaaccccatcACTTTCCTCCTCTGCAATCTCACCCCGACACGACCCAAATCGCAGTCGACCTCCATCCCCAGAAAACAAGCCAGAATCCGCGACCACGGCTACGACAACTACATGGAAATCGAAAAGAAAACCCGAAAAGTCCTCAAATTTCAGGACCTCATCCTGTCGCAGCCCAACCAAATCATCCAAGTCTCCCGCCTCGACCTCCTCGCCCGCCGCTTCGGCTTCAAGCAGCACGAGGCCGGCGTTTTTGTGCTCAAATTCCCCCACGTCTTCGAGATTTACGAGCACCCGGTTCAGCGGATCCTCTACTGCCGGTTGACCCGAAAAGCCCACCTCCAGATTGAGCAGGAGAAGCAGGCACTGGTGGCACAAACTCCTGACGCCGTCACCCGCCTGAGAAAGCTCCTGATGATGTCCAACACCGGGCGGCTCCGCCTCGAGCATGTTCGGATTGCGAGGGCGGAGTTTGGGCTGCCGGATGATTTCGAGTACTCGGTAATTCTCAAACACCCTGAATACTTTAGATTGTTTGATGCTGAGGAAACTAGGAACAAGTACATTGAGGTTGTTGAGAAAGATTGTAGCTTATCTGTTTGTGCAATTGAGAAACTTAGGGAGATTGAGTATAGGGGGAGAGGGATTGATGCCGAGGATATAAGGTTTTCGTTTATTGTGAATTTTCCACCCGGTTTTAAGATTGGGAAGTACTATCGGATTGCCGTGTGGAAATGGCAGAGACTTCCCTATTGGTCTCCGTACGAGGATATTTCCGGTTATGACTTGAGGTCGAttgaggcgcagaagcggatgGAGAAGAGAGCAGTTGCTGTGATTCATGAATTGCTGTCGTTGACGGTGGAGAAGAAGATCACATTGGAGAGGATTGCTCATTTTAGAATGGCGATGAATTTGCCTAATAAGTTGAAAGAGTTTCTGCTTCAGCATCAGGGGATTTTCTATATTTCAACTAGAGGGAATCATGGGAAGCTTCACACGGTGTTTCTCAGGGAGGCTTATAAGAAGGGGGAGTTGATAGAGCCAAATGATTTGTATTTGGCGAGAAGGAAATTGGCTGAGTTGGTTTTGATTAGCCCTAGGAAGGCGAGAATGGATAGCGAATTGGTTAGTTACCGCAGAGATTGGGAAGATGATGAGATGGGGCACATTGGAAGAGAACGCATTGTGAATGCTTTTGAGGATTTAGGAGGTGGGGATGATGTTAGGCGGGAGAGGGATGTGGTGGGTGGTACAAAATCAGATAATGGTAGTGATTATGACTCTGATTGA
- the LOC137721243 gene encoding CEN-like protein 1: protein MSRTMEPLTVGRVIGEVVDIFTPSVKLNVVYNPNKQVANGHELMPSVIAAKPRVDIGGDDMRTAYTLLMTDPDYPGPSDPYLKEHLHWMVTDIPGTTDVSFGKETVEYETPKPVVGIHRYVFLLFKQRGRQTVRAPASRDNFNTRKFSQENDLGLPVAAVYFNAQRETAARRR from the exons ATGTCGAGGACGATGGAGCCATTGACTGTAGGAAGAGTGATAGGAGAAGTTGTCGACATCTTCACCCCAAGTGTGAAACTGAATGTAGTTTACAATCCAAACAAGCAAGTTGCTAATGGACATGAGCTCATGCCTTCTGTCATTGCTGCAAAACCTCGCGTCGACATCGGCGGTGACGATATGAGGACTGCTTATACCTTA CTAATGACAGACCCAGATTATCCAGGCCCCAGCGATCCATACCTGAAAGAGCATCTCCACTG GATGGTCACAGACATTCCTGGGACCACTGATGTCTCATTTG GAAAAGAAACTGTGGAGTATGAAACTCCAAAGCCGGTCGTAGGCATTCACAGGTACGTGTTCTTGCTATTCAAGCAGAGAGGAAGACAAACAGTGAGAGCTCCAGCTTCCAGGGACAATTTCAACACCAGAAAATTCTCGCAGGAGAACGATCTTGGGCTGCCTGTGGCTGCCGTCTATTTCAATGCACAACGAGAAACTGCTGctagaagaagatga